One genomic region from Flagellimonas oceani encodes:
- a CDS encoding DinB family protein yields the protein MEKTFDIILKNRKIFQSFLQDIPKEDLFRIPAGFNNNIWWNIAHVVVTPQLLMYKLSGLDFTIEEELVNKYKKGTFPQGEPSNEELEKIKTYLFSTVEQIQHDYEQGKFKNFQEYMTTPKIGLSTPEDALSFNVFHEGLHLGAILALKKALASG from the coding sequence ATGGAAAAGACATTTGACATTATTCTTAAGAACAGGAAGATATTTCAAAGCTTTTTGCAGGACATCCCAAAGGAAGATTTGTTCAGGATCCCGGCGGGTTTCAACAATAATATTTGGTGGAACATTGCCCATGTGGTGGTAACGCCCCAATTGTTGATGTACAAATTGAGCGGCCTGGACTTTACCATTGAGGAGGAGTTGGTCAACAAATACAAAAAAGGAACCTTTCCACAAGGCGAACCATCAAATGAAGAGTTGGAGAAAATAAAGACCTACCTTTTTAGTACGGTCGAACAAATTCAACACGACTATGAACAGGGCAAGTTCAAAAATTTTCAGGAATATATGACCACGCCAAAAATTGGTCTAAGTACTCCTGAGGATGCCCTTTCCTTTAATGTTTTCCACGAAGGGCTCCACCTTGGGGCCATTCTCGCCTTAAAAAAGGCCTTGGCCAGCGGTTAG
- a CDS encoding arsenate reductase family protein, translating to MKKIYHLGSCSTCKRILKELEPLDGVELQEIKSESITPEQLEQMEALSGSYESLFSRRAMLFRQRGLHEKELSEKDYKDLILEHYTFLKRPVIIVDDQIFVGNSKKTVEAAKEALH from the coding sequence ATGAAAAAAATATACCATTTGGGCAGTTGCTCTACCTGTAAACGCATTTTAAAAGAATTGGAACCTTTGGATGGAGTAGAGCTGCAAGAAATCAAGTCCGAGTCCATTACCCCCGAACAATTGGAGCAAATGGAGGCATTGAGCGGAAGCTACGAATCCCTTTTTAGCAGAAGGGCCATGCTTTTTAGGCAAAGGGGACTGCACGAAAAGGAGCTTTCCGAAAAGGATTATAAGGATTTGATCTTGGAACATTACACCTTCCTAAAAAGACCTGTAATTATAGTGGACGACCAGATTTTTGTGGGCAACTCAAAAAAAACGGTCGAAGCCGCCAAGGAAGCCTTGCATTAA
- a CDS encoding DMT family transporter, which yields MNKRTLAILAAIGATVIYGVNHTVAKGVMPIHVKPFGFIFLRVGGAAILFWLISFFGPKQKIDKKDWGRLLVCALLGMSINMLSFFKGLQLSTPINSAVLVTMVPIITVMVSALFLKEKITLNKGFGIFLGFVGAVGLILFGAETQKNAPNIPLGNFLFIINALSYGSYLVVVKKLIEKYHPFTLMKWLFTIAILVNLPITLPQVMETEFSSIPLWAYGSIAFVVIGTTFLTYLFNIFALTQLKASSVGAFVYMQPLVGILFALFSGKDNLTLVKITAMCFVLVGVYLASKKPKKK from the coding sequence ATGAACAAAAGGACCTTGGCCATTTTGGCCGCCATTGGCGCCACCGTAATCTATGGTGTAAACCACACTGTGGCCAAAGGCGTAATGCCCATACATGTTAAACCCTTTGGGTTTATCTTTTTAAGGGTCGGGGGTGCCGCCATTCTCTTCTGGCTGATTTCCTTTTTTGGGCCAAAACAAAAAATTGATAAGAAGGATTGGGGACGTTTGTTGGTATGCGCCCTTTTGGGCATGTCCATAAATATGCTCTCCTTTTTTAAGGGACTACAACTGTCCACGCCCATTAACAGTGCGGTTTTGGTGACCATGGTGCCCATTATTACCGTTATGGTCTCAGCACTGTTTTTGAAGGAGAAAATTACATTGAACAAGGGGTTCGGTATATTTCTGGGTTTTGTAGGAGCAGTTGGGCTCATTCTTTTTGGAGCGGAAACCCAAAAAAATGCACCGAATATACCTTTGGGAAATTTTTTGTTCATCATAAACGCTCTTTCCTACGGTTCCTACCTCGTTGTGGTAAAAAAACTGATAGAGAAATACCATCCCTTCACATTAATGAAGTGGCTTTTCACCATCGCCATACTTGTTAACCTTCCCATTACCCTTCCACAGGTTATGGAAACAGAGTTTTCCAGCATACCGCTATGGGCATACGGTTCCATCGCATTTGTGGTGATTGGCACTACTTTTTTGACTTATCTCTTCAATATTTTTGCACTTACCCAACTCAAGGCCTCATCGGTAGGCGCATTTGTTTATATGCAGCCGTTGGTAGGTATTCTTTTTGCCCTGTTTTCTGGCAAGGACAACCTAACCTTGGTGAAGATCACAGCCATGTGTTTTGTTTTGGTCGGCGTATATCTGGCCAGCAAAAAGCCGAAAAAAAAATAG